In Neovison vison isolate M4711 chromosome 11, ASM_NN_V1, whole genome shotgun sequence, one genomic interval encodes:
- the LOC122890524 gene encoding elongation factor 1-alpha 1-like: MGKEKTHINIVVIGHVDSGKSTTTGHLIYKCGGIDKRTIEKFEKEAAEMGKGSFKYAWVLDKLKAERERGITIDISLWKFETSKYYVTIIDAPGHRDFIKNMITGTSQADCAVLIVAAGVGEFEAGISKNGQTREHALLAYTLGVKQLIVGVNKMDSTEPPYSQKRYEEIVKEVSTYIKKIGYNPDTVAFVPISGWNGDNMLEPSANMPWFKGWKVTRKDGNASGTTLLEALDCILPPTRPTDKPLRLPLQDVYKIGGIGGIGTVPVGRVETGVLKPGMVVTFAPVNVTTEVKSVEMHHEALSEALPGDNVGFNVKNVSVKDVR; the protein is encoded by the coding sequence atggggaaggaaaagactcaTATCAACATTGTTGTCATCGGACACGTAGATTCGGGCAAGTCTACCACTACTGGTCATCTGATCTACAAATGTGGTGGGATCGACAAAAGAACTATCGAAAAATTCGAGAAGGAGGCTGCTGAGATGGGAAAAGGCTCCTTCAAGTATGCCTGGGTCTTGGATAAACTGAAAGCTGAACGTGAACGTGGTATCACCATTGATATCTCCCTGTGGAAATTCGAGACCAGCAAGTATTATGTGACCATCATTGATGCTCCAGGACACAGAGACTTTATCAAAAACATGATTACAGGCACATCCCAGGCTGACTGTGCTGTCCTCATTGTTGCTGCTGGTGTTGGTGAATTTGAAGCAGGTATCTCCAAGAACGGGCAGACCCGTGAGCATGCCCTTCTGGCTTACACACTGGGTGTTAAACAACTAATTGTTGGTGTTAACAAAAtggattccactgagccaccctacagCCAGAAGAGATATGAGGAAATCGTTAAGGAAGTCagcacctacattaagaaaattggctACAACCCCGACACAGTAGCCTTTGTGCCAATTTCTGGTTGGAATGGTGACAACATGCTGGAGCCAAGTGCTAACATGCCTTGGTTCAAGGGATGGAAAGTCACCCGTAAAGATGGGAATGCCAGTGGAACCACACTGCTTGAAGCTCTGGATTGTATTCTGCCACCAACTCGTCCAACTGACAAGCCCTTGCGTCTGCCTCTCCAGGACGTCTACAAAATTGGTGGTATTGGTGGTATTGGTACTGTCCCTGTGGGCCGAGTGGAGACTGGTGTTCTTAAGCCTGGCATGGTGGTCACTTTTGCTCCAGTCAATGTAACAACTGAAGTCAAGTCTGTTGAAATGCACCATGAAGCTTTGAGTGAGGCTCTTCCTGGGGACAATGTGGGCTTCAATGTCAAGAACGTATCTGTCAAAGATGTTCGTTGA